The Alicyclobacillus vulcanalis genome has a segment encoding these proteins:
- a CDS encoding chemotaxis protein CheX, with protein MPQAVLPEVLNTSFEAAKVVFPVPFVREKLEVVNQYIHSEELGVLIGLTHDLQGRLIIEGRAPVFQALGVAMYGMELADAMLESFVGEIGNMVAGNMSTRLAENGIHVEISPPTVIVGPTKLTGFVTAAKIPLHLENIGVIHVILILDESE; from the coding sequence GTGCCACAAGCTGTGTTACCTGAGGTATTGAACACGTCGTTTGAAGCTGCAAAAGTGGTATTTCCTGTACCTTTTGTTAGAGAGAAATTGGAGGTCGTCAATCAATATATCCATAGCGAAGAACTTGGAGTGCTGATTGGCCTCACGCACGATCTGCAGGGCCGGCTGATTATCGAAGGTCGTGCGCCCGTGTTTCAAGCCTTAGGTGTCGCGATGTATGGGATGGAATTAGCGGACGCCATGTTGGAATCTTTTGTTGGCGAGATTGGAAACATGGTGGCGGGCAATATGTCGACGCGTCTAGCGGAGAATGGGATTCATGTGGAAATTAGTCCGCCAACCGTCATCGTGGGGCCCACCAAGCTGACGGGTTTCGTCACGGCAGCGAAGATTCCTCTACATCTGGAGAACATCGGGGTCATTCATGTGATTCTCATATTGGACGAATCAGAGTAA
- a CDS encoding protoglobin domain-containing protein yields MTWVFLRQKTNVALSTENKDAYVHTDLEALNEKLAFLQVTQEDLARVRDVSSLMEPYLEQIAKRQYDIIEKFPNLNKIIVEHSHRERLERTFVDYFRRLFLADVAGSVFWQERKRIGRVHSRIHVNADWYIGSYMRLFEYLIPAVVNQWHGKPKELAETLLACLKIVFLDMQVIMEAYEEEELQAGYIEHISNVLELVLGIEDILPTKNAIEQVASDSENISAATEQLSASVREVADYAVKAAEHGDRVMRDAQAGGEVARTALEGIVALRQTFDQLQYQSTAVVSAAERISSVLELIQEIAEQTHVLSLNAGIEAARAGEHGRGFQVIASEVRALANQTRDSIQETMDVIQNVQDAARTMNQVTQTVSLELVDKVGTAQQAMGVIESIVSEIHHIVEYMGNIAASAEEQAAATEDIASRVVDIMDGVTDVKQRIDALGQDMYRTGVQVNDLRNAMVERVANAHHDRMLLRIAKTDHLLWKWWLYNYMMGYHPMEEEQLKDHHQCRLGKWYDAAKGHSRFAANPLFQRLDQPHQRVHQLASEIYHALQQDIRSDVSMKMRDLEEASQEVVRLLDALYEELERQ; encoded by the coding sequence ATGACGTGGGTGTTTCTCAGGCAAAAGACGAATGTCGCTTTATCTACGGAAAACAAAGATGCCTATGTACATACAGACCTAGAAGCATTGAATGAAAAGCTGGCTTTTCTACAAGTCACACAAGAGGATCTTGCCCGAGTTCGAGATGTCTCTTCATTGATGGAGCCTTATCTCGAACAGATCGCAAAGCGACAATACGACATCATTGAGAAGTTCCCCAACCTGAACAAGATCATCGTAGAACATAGTCACAGGGAGCGTCTGGAACGTACCTTTGTCGATTATTTCAGAAGGCTGTTTCTTGCGGATGTCGCGGGCAGCGTATTTTGGCAAGAGAGAAAACGAATAGGTCGTGTTCATAGTCGTATTCACGTAAACGCGGACTGGTACATTGGTTCCTACATGCGGTTGTTTGAATATCTCATTCCGGCAGTCGTGAATCAATGGCACGGGAAGCCGAAAGAACTGGCTGAGACCTTACTTGCATGTTTGAAAATAGTATTCCTTGATATGCAGGTCATCATGGAAGCGTATGAAGAGGAAGAATTACAAGCTGGATATATAGAACATATATCAAACGTATTGGAGCTCGTTTTAGGAATCGAGGACATTCTCCCAACAAAAAATGCGATTGAACAAGTCGCTTCGGATTCCGAAAATATCTCGGCTGCAACAGAACAACTATCTGCTTCTGTTCGCGAAGTGGCGGATTACGCGGTGAAGGCCGCGGAACACGGGGACCGGGTTATGCGGGACGCGCAAGCGGGCGGTGAAGTCGCGCGTACCGCTTTGGAAGGGATTGTTGCATTACGGCAAACGTTCGACCAGTTGCAATATCAATCGACTGCAGTGGTTTCGGCAGCTGAACGCATTTCAAGCGTCTTGGAGCTGATTCAAGAAATCGCAGAACAAACGCATGTCCTTTCGTTGAATGCCGGAATTGAAGCCGCAAGAGCAGGCGAACACGGCCGTGGTTTTCAGGTCATTGCCTCAGAAGTACGGGCCCTTGCGAATCAAACGAGAGACTCGATTCAGGAAACGATGGATGTCATTCAGAACGTCCAAGACGCAGCTCGAACGATGAACCAGGTCACCCAAACGGTCTCCTTGGAGTTGGTCGATAAAGTGGGTACAGCCCAACAGGCAATGGGAGTGATTGAGAGCATCGTTTCTGAAATCCACCACATCGTCGAATACATGGGGAATATTGCGGCGAGTGCCGAAGAACAAGCTGCAGCTACGGAAGATATCGCGTCACGTGTGGTCGATATCATGGACGGTGTGACAGATGTAAAGCAAAGGATAGATGCTTTAGGGCAAGACATGTATCGAACCGGTGTGCAAGTGAACGATCTACGCAATGCGATGGTCGAACGCGTAGCGAATGCCCATCACGATCGGATGCTCCTTCGGATCGCCAAGACAGACCATCTTTTGTGGAAGTGGTGGTTGTACAACTATATGATGGGCTACCATCCAATGGAGGAGGAGCAACTGAAAGATCATCACCAATGTCGTTTGGGGAAGTGGTACGATGCGGCGAAAGGACATTCGCGTTTCGCAGCTAACCCGTTATTCCAACGTCTTGACCAACCTCATCAAAGGGTGCATCAACTGGCATCTGAAATCTATCACGCTCTTCAGCAAGATATTCGTTCAGACGTCAGTATGAAGATGCGTGACTTGGAGGAAGCTTCGCAAGAAGTAGTCCGACTCTTGGACGCCCTTTATGAAGAGCTAGAGAGGCAATGA
- a CDS encoding chemotaxis protein CheA, with the protein MNREYLDAFLAESAENVEKLEDGCLELERQGPEANLVAELFRAAHTLKGMSATMGFSRLAELTHRVEDVFGLWRDHPESFQSEQVDILLQAIDRMRVHLEAISTSGSEPDLKDDDVMASLQTAFQARGPLHSSQNTDLEEDGARYATEAERQAKVAYRLHIQLSPDCMMPAVRLAMVYQTLKDAADIAAAAPTEDAVWAGDVQTPEAYVVIYLERDEIERIQEKVLDITDVARCDAERLVASSGSSSRQDSRGNLASQETQSQSMSTTPAESAARPGNNDSRPDRSIRVSVRRMDALVNTMSEMVIAKTRLDTLAAPSNDPALREAVERLDRLTKDLQDEVMQLRMAPVESVFHRYPRMMRDLERKLNREFDFVMTGLETEMDRIVLEEMGEAIVHLLRNAVDHGLESPEVREQRGKPRRGTVRLSAYASGGHIYIEVADDGAGIDRARVLQSAIAKGVITPEEGASMSDEAVYELLFRSGFSTAKEVSDISGRGVGLDAVRDKVESLGGKIRIDTELGRGTTFVIELPLTLAILPALLVSVRGQTFAIPTANVDEVVRLREADVRYVQNEPVYRSGDRIVPIVDVAEWLGLGVRQWMFLVLG; encoded by the coding sequence GTGAATCGTGAGTACCTGGACGCATTCTTGGCCGAGTCGGCGGAAAATGTCGAGAAACTAGAGGATGGATGCCTGGAGCTTGAACGCCAAGGTCCGGAGGCTAACCTTGTTGCTGAGCTTTTCCGCGCGGCGCACACATTGAAAGGCATGAGTGCCACGATGGGATTTTCTCGGCTGGCGGAACTCACACATCGAGTAGAGGATGTATTCGGTCTGTGGAGAGATCATCCTGAGAGCTTTCAGTCAGAGCAGGTGGATATCCTGCTCCAAGCGATTGACCGAATGCGGGTTCACCTCGAGGCCATTTCGACGTCTGGGAGTGAGCCTGATCTCAAAGACGATGATGTGATGGCATCCCTACAAACTGCTTTCCAAGCTAGAGGCCCATTGCACTCAAGTCAAAACACCGATCTAGAAGAGGACGGAGCGCGGTATGCAACGGAAGCCGAACGACAAGCCAAGGTCGCATATCGGCTTCACATTCAACTATCCCCTGATTGCATGATGCCCGCCGTTCGGCTTGCGATGGTGTACCAGACATTGAAGGATGCCGCGGACATCGCGGCAGCGGCACCGACGGAAGATGCGGTCTGGGCAGGAGATGTGCAAACGCCGGAAGCGTATGTCGTCATCTATCTAGAACGCGACGAGATCGAACGGATTCAAGAAAAGGTGCTCGACATCACGGACGTCGCTCGCTGCGATGCTGAAAGATTGGTTGCATCAAGTGGAAGTTCAAGTCGGCAAGATTCACGTGGGAATTTGGCTTCTCAAGAAACCCAGTCCCAATCGATGTCGACAACTCCCGCAGAATCCGCGGCTCGTCCTGGGAATAACGATAGTCGCCCCGACAGGTCGATCCGCGTTTCCGTGCGTCGGATGGACGCGCTTGTCAACACCATGAGTGAGATGGTCATCGCGAAAACTCGCCTGGATACTCTCGCGGCTCCCTCGAACGATCCCGCGTTGCGGGAGGCCGTCGAACGCTTGGATCGGTTGACGAAGGACCTCCAGGATGAGGTGATGCAGCTGCGGATGGCTCCGGTTGAGTCGGTGTTTCATCGTTATCCGCGAATGATGCGAGACCTGGAGCGGAAGCTGAATCGGGAGTTCGACTTTGTCATGACGGGGCTCGAGACGGAAATGGACCGTATCGTGCTTGAAGAGATGGGTGAAGCCATTGTCCATTTGCTGCGCAACGCGGTTGACCACGGTCTCGAGTCTCCGGAGGTGCGTGAACAGCGGGGAAAGCCGCGCCGTGGAACCGTTCGTTTGTCGGCATATGCGTCTGGTGGGCACATCTACATCGAGGTTGCGGATGACGGCGCGGGCATCGATCGAGCGCGCGTTCTTCAGTCAGCGATAGCAAAAGGTGTAATCACGCCCGAGGAAGGCGCGTCCATGTCCGACGAGGCCGTGTATGAACTCCTGTTTCGATCTGGATTCAGTACAGCGAAAGAAGTGTCGGACATTTCCGGTCGGGGCGTCGGGCTTGACGCGGTACGCGATAAGGTGGAGTCGCTCGGTGGGAAAATCCGCATCGATACGGAACTCGGTCGCGGCACGACGTTTGTGATCGAATTGCCACTTACACTCGCGATTCTTCCGGCGCTTCTCGTCTCCGTGCGAGGGCAGACATTTGCGATTCCCACGGCGAATGTTGACGAGGTGGTGCGACTCCGAGAAGCAGACGTGCGGTATGTGCAAAACGAGCCTGTATATCGAAGTGGGGACAGG